AATTAGATAAGTGATCCGAACAGCATCAGAACGTTGAAtgggattttccgttttccatttattcCTCAACAGGTGACGGCGGAAGGACGGATTCTAGATCTAATGTCCAACTTCAAGAAGGATAACACCGGATATCATTTAAAGCATTTGTTCATAGGCTCCGAGGGTACGCTGGGCGTCATTACCAGGTTGTCCATCTTTTGTCCAACAGCTTCACGCTCGGTTAACGTCGCATTCATTGGTCTGCGAAGCTACGATGCCGTGAAACAGACGTTCCTTGCAGCAAAGCGTGGTCTGGGAGAGATTTTGTCCTCCTGCGAAATGATCGATGCGCCCTCACTGGACAGTTGTACTCGATTCTTTGGGCTACAGTAAGTGATGATAGGCTGCACTGTACATCGCATCAACATACATTACGATTTATTCCAGGTCACCGATAGAAAAGTATCCCTTTTACATGCTCATCGAAACATCTGGCAGCGATGCAGGACACGATGAAGAGAAACTATCTCGCTTCTTGGAGcaatcgatggaaaatggtcTCGTCGAGGATGGAACCGTTACAAATGAGCCAACCAAAATGAAGGTACAAGTGACCGCTGGATTGAGGAGATGCTGAGAAAAATCTTCATATTTatcgttcttttttctcttttagaACATTTGGAAATTGCGGGAACTGATAGCGGACAGTCTGCTAAGTGATGGGTACTGCTTTAAGTACGATATTTCGCTTCCTTTGGACCAATTCTATGATATCGTACTGGCCGTTCGGGAGCGAGTCGGTGATCTGGCCATCAATGTAACCGGATATGGGCACGTAGGGGATTCCAATTTACATTTGAACGTTTCCTGCAAACGTTTTACACCCGAAATCTATGCTGCGCTGGAACCGTTTGTGTACGAGTACACTTCGAAGCTGCGCGGTAGTGTCAGTGCTGAGCATGGAATCGGATTTCTTAAAAAGAAATACCTGCATTACTCGAAACAAGCGGAACCGTTGAGATTGATGCGCCAGATGAAGCAGTTACTTGATCCGAACGGTATACTTAACCCGTACAAGGTGTTACCCCCGGAGACACCGGTGACAAATCATTAGCAGACCAAAAATTCGTGAACGCCCGTGATTCTCCAAAAATGTGCCTTGATTGGTTGAAAACTAGAAATTACCTCAACAATGTTGAAGCTATTTAGTGAAGAACGTACTTTTCTCTCAGGTTATCGAGATTACTTACCAAACGAGGGTAATAATGTAAACATTTTCCGCAATAAATGTAACATGTCAAACATGTAAAACCACAAATGCCTTTTTTCTGTAATGTttattttgcatattttactTGTTAATCAAGAAAATCCGGAAATGCGCTGGTGCTAAGGTGCTAAGAGCTAAGGTTGCAAATGACAGCATTGAGAGGATAGAGCGTGGATGCTTGCACCGTTATTTACATCCAGAGGGTATCTCCGTTAGCTTCCGGATCTTATGTGTTCGCTTAGCAAACATGTTCTTCGAATTTCAGCCGCGAAGATCCCAAGTCGAGTCGATTAGGATATATATTAGGGattgggggtttttggggtttggaaACACTGCATTCTGGGATTTCATGATTTTACTAGTCAAAGCCATGAGGCCGATGCCCAACCTGTTACTTCTCTATCACTAGTTTGTCGGGCGCTCTGAACAGGTTTCCAATTACGGTCTGCAGCGGTCCCGTTGCCAgcaattcgaaaaaaaaagagaaaaagaagcatcAAGTGATTAGTTTTTACACGGCAAGTGTTACATCATCCATTCCACCCTCATTCTCCATGAGAATTGAAGCGGTTGCAGTACTTACCTGTCGTTTGATGATGTCCAGGTTAGATTGTCCGTAGGCTAGTTCACTCTCGATCTGTGCACCATCCGTAAGCGCCTTGTTCTCCCGAAAGGCATGACGAATCCGGCGTAGCGCGTACGAGCTAGTCAGGAAAAAAGCCGTGAGGACATGCGGAGCGCTAGCAACAGTGAGCACTTACCGAAAATTGTACGAGTCGAATTTCTGCGAGGCTCGTATCAACTGTTTGTAGAGCGATAGTACCTTCATTTTGTGTCCGGTTGTGGCCATAAACCGCAAGACTAACAGCGCAGGATGCCGGATGCTCCTGGAAATTTTGCCTGCGTTCTTCTTCAGTGAGGATTTACCCCAGTACGGTTTcctggagaaggagaagaagacacCGATTATGCAACAGATCCTCGCAgaattataaaaaaaggatttaaacCTTTTCCGcccggtctttttggggaaCTTTGGCGCTGCGGTTTTCCAAGATTCTTACAATTTCTCGGCctacttttccaacgggaacgacgTCGGGGATTGCAAATGATGTTAATTTGCTGTTATCACTTTTattttatcacgaaattcatgaaaaaaggccaaaaagtttttaaaaagTCCCTTTTTAATTGCGtcctcaaaaccaaaacaaagatACAGTGCCGCACAGGCCATTTTTCGCgtggaattttcaaaattttctttttttaagaaaaatgctcatattttatcgaccatcactgttaACGCTGTCAAAGAGTTTATACTGTATGGGTTGGGAGTCCACatcgttttttatttgaattggCCGTTTTTCCGGGCAACCGGGGGAAAAAGCTACTGAGTTACAGGAAGAAGATAAATTGGTGGCATAAATTCCAAATctagtgtttcttttttttacaaagcAAGTATATAACAGACAAAAACAgtgtaaaaataaataacgTTCTGTGAAGCCAAATGCGTGACCACGGAAATTTGCTCGCGATAGTACTTCTCTTTTGCACAGGACAGTCGCTTCCACGTAACGCACGCGCCGCTTCCAAGGACATGTAACGCTTCCATGCTTCCACGTAACGCACGTAACGGAAGATAACGAGTAAACAAATCGGAAGGAAAATCGCGAcctgaaaaaagggaaaaggaaaatcgcgAACTTTTCCAAAATGCAACGAAACCTCACCCAGTCCAAGGAGGCTCTGCTGAAATCGTACAATTCGCGGTTGAAGGAGGACATCAGGAGCATGCGAGAGAATTTCGAGGGTAAGAAAGCGGCTTTCCGGTTACCGGCAATTCTGGCCCCTCACATTCACTGGTGacttttcccgtttcccgcTTCTAGAAATCATCCGGCTGGCCAAGGGAGAAAACGATACGCAGCTGTCGAAGATCACACAATGTGAGCAGGACACGTACGAAACGCAAGTCCGAGCAGCCAACATTGTGCGAGCGGGCGAATCGCTGATGAAGCTGGTCTCGGACATCAAGCAGTACCTCATCCTGAACGATTTTCATTCCGTCAACGAAGCCATCTGCAGTAACTCGACGCTCTACCGGAACACACAGATCGACCGGGACCATAAGCTGATGGCCGTGCGTGATGATATGGCGGCCGATTTGTACGACCTCGAGGAAGAGTACTACACGAGCATATACAAGTGACGAGAGTGCACCagcattttcatcttcatttatTACATTTAATATAAGATACACGCTCTCCACCGGAAACCAGCTTGTTATTGCcgattgttcttctttttcttcgtttgaaAGCGATCCAGAACGGTCTTCGTTTCGAGCGGTATGAAATCGGGACTCTTCTTGAGCGTTTGCTTTTCCTCGTTCAACAGCTTTTCCTTAGTTTCCAGGATTTCCTTGGCCGCTTCCCTGAATCGGGCCTCTCGCACGTTCTGCTTGATCTTAATGCGTTTCGCCTTCGAGATGCCCTTACGGTTGCGCGGTTCGAAGTCAATTTTCGGCGGTTTCATAGTCAGCTGTTTTACCTTTTGCTCGAGCCGGGCCTTGGCCGATGGTACATCTACCTCGGAAATCTGGTTCGGGTTGAGCGAAATGAACTCGGCTGGGATCTTTTCCAGCAAACCGTGCACCTCTTCTTCACGCCGTTGAGCACGCGATTGGAACGGATTCGCCTCGAAGGTATCAAAGTTGGGTTCGCCTGATCCGGGCACGATCAGCGAGGTGAAACCCTTCTGCGTCGCAACACCGAGCACGTCCTCATATGGGCAGAATCGTATGTTGGAAATCATACCATTTGTGCGATGGCGTATGTACGGCTTCAGTTCCACCTGATCGGCACTCGGATTACGACGATAGATCTCACACACATTGCCCAACGAAAGCGCCATTAGGCCTCGCTGCGAAAGGTTTACGTCCGAGGCAGCCGTATTGATGTGGTACGTCTCTAGCGGTCCTTCCAGCTGCCGAATGTCCCAGATTTTTATCTTGCGATCTAGCGCCGCTGTTGCCATGTGCATGCCCTGTGGATCGATTGCTAGCGCAGTTAACGGAACCGGATGGCAAAGCATCTTGGCAAGGGGTTCGCGCACCATCGGGGACCACATCGACACGACTCCTTTTGAATCGGCCACGCACGTCACCCCATTCCATGGATTATGCGTCATAACGGACACCTTACCCACGCGACTATTATAGCTTGCCACTGTCTGGCCAATCGACACGTCCATCCACGATAGGAAGCCGTTCTCTCCTGCACTACACAGCAAGAAATGGTACGGCAGATACTCCAGCCGCTGGCTTCGGTGCATCGACTTGATGCAGTGCAGTTCCGTGCCCTTCTTGTCGTACACGTGCACCCATTCTTTTTGTGCAGCCGCAAACATTGTGTAGTTCATAAGCCACGTTACATCGTGCACCGATTCCATGACGTTCATCTCAAACTGCAGCTTTTTACGAATCCAGCTAAAGGCCGCCACATGACCGCGCCGTCCTCCTAGCAACAGGTGTGTTCCGTTCTTCGTGTAGCGCATCCGGTATGGGCCAAAGTCGAGCGCGAGGGTAAAGTGTTTTGTTGCCGTCGTGATGTCCACATTGTCCACTATTTCCTTCTGGCTGATGTCCGTCGTGCTTTCGCCTTCGTCGGCCTCTAGGAATCCTTCCTCTCCGTCCAGCAGAATCTCGGCGCGTGCTGCCTGCTCCTCGGCGAACTCGATCTGAAAgtccttccgtttttcctgTATCTTACGGAGATCCGTTTTCACTCCGTTCAAATTCAAGCGCTCGCCACGTGAGTGTCGCTTCAACGCCGCTGGATTTAGAGGAATCTCGATtcgcttttgccttttttcgcgaAATTGTTTGCCCGAAAACTCCGGTCGCTGACGAGCCGGCAAAGTTTTGCTGGTATCTACGATTATCACCTCCATGTTCGGAGGATTCTTTTTCGCGTTAACATCAGATTGCGCCgatttgttctgtttttctgCGTCCTGGGGCTTCTTGTCCTCTGCGGTGAAGTAACGGTGCACTTTATTGCTCTACGGAAAGGAACGAAACTTAAAGGTGAGCATAATGAGCAGATAAACCTAGCCAAATTCGATAATCTCACCATTTTAACTCAGGAAAAACCCCTAAAATTACGAATTTATTAAGCAGTAATAAAGTGgaagtaaacaaaaccacgCTGAGGGTTGCTGGATGGGCAGTGTCTGCCTGTGcagcaaagcaacaacaaaaccctgCAAAATCTCGCGGAAATTTGGAAAATCTTggtaaaattggaaattctttGCGAAATCGCAGTAATCTGGTGCAAAAGCGAGTGTTTTTGTCCATCTTTACAAGTTTCCGCACGGAACGGTGCAACGAAAGCGTTGGTAAATATTGGAGCGATCTCGGAAAGGCAgcgagaccgaaaccgaatccagAAGCAAAACCGGGAAAAGGAGGGCTGAAATGGTCAACGACGGAAATCGGCGCCTGTTTAACCAGATGCCGAACCGGCCACGGTTCAAACCCGGAGGCGGAGGACCGCCACAATCCGCGATGAATCGCGCTATGCTGTACGACGCAAACCAGCTCGGAGATAATCCCGGATTCCTCGATTTCAATGACGATTCCATCAGCTTCCCCTCGACTGGATCCCGCGATAGTAACAACGGTTTAAACTCCGGCACAACCAGCACTGGAGGAGGCCTGACGAACGGAGCGGAAGCCTCCCAAAATGGTCCAAATATGAACGGAAATAGGCGATTGAATCCGGGCATGAAGCGACCGATGAAGAACGGTGCCGGCATGCGTCCGCGAATGAACAACGGTCCAAACTGGGGACCACCGATGGCACCTCCCAATTCGTTTCCAGGTCCTTCGCCTGTTGGTAGACGCGGGCAAATGCATCCCCCGGCAataccaccgctaccgccCCCTCCCGGTGCTCACTTTCGGAATGGTGGACCGGGGATGGGAAGGCCGATGCGCGGTCCGCACAATGGCAGATTTGGCGGTGGTCCACCCAGACCGATGCCTCTACTATCCATGAAtgcacctcttcctcctccggtaCCACCGATGGGTGTTGGT
The sequence above is a segment of the Anopheles darlingi chromosome 2, idAnoDarlMG_H_01, whole genome shotgun sequence genome. Coding sequences within it:
- the LOC125952195 gene encoding D-2-hydroxyglutarate dehydrogenase, mitochondrial, producing the protein MLLRGAFRQCISGRHGGAAVRTFASAHREIPALTRDRYPVQRGSFAELNESDVATFRSILGDSTSRVLTAADEVQDYNIDYLRSVRGCGRVVLKPRTTAEVSELLRYCNDRRLAVCPQGGNTGLVGGSVPVFDEVVLSMQLMDKIERIDEYSGIVVCQAGCVLANLEEQVGARGLIMPLDLGAKGSCHIGGNVSTNAGGLRLVRYGNLHGSVLGVEAVTAEGRILDLMSNFKKDNTGYHLKHLFIGSEGTLGVITRLSIFCPTASRSVNVAFIGLRSYDAVKQTFLAAKRGLGEILSSCEMIDAPSLDSCTRFFGLQSPIEKYPFYMLIETSGSDAGHDEEKLSRFLEQSMENGLVEDGTVTNEPTKMKNIWKLRELIADSLLSDGYCFKYDISLPLDQFYDIVLAVRERVGDLAINVTGYGHVGDSNLHLNVSCKRFTPEIYAALEPFVYEYTSKLRGSVSAEHGIGFLKKKYLHYSKQAEPLRLMRQMKQLLDPNGILNPYKVLPPETPVTNH
- the LOC125952216 gene encoding protein bcn92 is translated as MATTGHKMKVLSLYKQLIRASQKFDSYNFRSYALRRIRHAFRENKALTDGAQIESELAYGQSNLDIIKRQTVIGNLFRAPDKLVIEK
- the LOC125952213 gene encoding mediator of RNA polymerase II transcription subunit 22, producing the protein MQRNLTQSKEALLKSYNSRLKEDIRSMRENFEEIIRLAKGENDTQLSKITQCEQDTYETQVRAANIVRAGESLMKLVSDIKQYLILNDFHSVNEAICSNSTLYRNTQIDRDHKLMAVRDDMAADLYDLEEEYYTSIYK
- the LOC125952193 gene encoding WD repeat-containing protein 46; protein product: MSNKVHRYFTAEDKKPQDAEKQNKSAQSDVNAKKNPPNMEVIIVDTSKTLPARQRPEFSGKQFREKRQKRIEIPLNPAALKRHSRGERLNLNGVKTDLRKIQEKRKDFQIEFAEEQAARAEILLDGEEGFLEADEGESTTDISQKEIVDNVDITTATKHFTLALDFGPYRMRYTKNGTHLLLGGRRGHVAAFSWIRKKLQFEMNVMESVHDVTWLMNYTMFAAAQKEWVHVYDKKGTELHCIKSMHRSQRLEYLPYHFLLCSAGENGFLSWMDVSIGQTVASYNSRVGKVSVMTHNPWNGVTCVADSKGVVSMWSPMVREPLAKMLCHPVPLTALAIDPQGMHMATAALDRKIKIWDIRQLEGPLETYHINTAASDVNLSQRGLMALSLGNVCEIYRRNPSADQVELKPYIRHRTNGMISNIRFCPYEDVLGVATQKGFTSLIVPGSGEPNFDTFEANPFQSRAQRREEEVHGLLEKIPAEFISLNPNQISEVDVPSAKARLEQKVKQLTMKPPKIDFEPRNRKGISKAKRIKIKQNVREARFREAAKEILETKEKLLNEEKQTLKKSPDFIPLETKTVLDRFQTKKKKNNRQ